One stretch of Diabrotica undecimpunctata isolate CICGRU chromosome 5, icDiaUnde3, whole genome shotgun sequence DNA includes these proteins:
- the LOC140440541 gene encoding uncharacterized protein has translation MSCIEFDTEKFIMEIKERPALWDLTSDEYANKNLKKNMWEEIAMVFGGSECRTVKEKNELSMKLQKKWRNIKDSFNREKRRLTGIKSGSVASRKTPYIYFNMLSFLNITNPPSNTHSSIGDQDESDDSQSTPAGSCETRMLAKKRKTRDEIETQEIKVLKDSSEAKINHDIKFFNDEDRLFMLSLVSDLKRVPQYLKLQVKQQLMNVLEEAQRHANTSEHYPDPEPKFLDHLH, from the exons atgtcGTGCATTGAATTCGACACTGAAAAATTCATTATGGAAATTAAGGAGAGGCCTGCGTTATGGGATTTGACGTCAGACGAATACGCAAACAAAAATCtaaagaaaaatatgtgggaAGAAATTGCAATGGTTTTTGGCGGTAGTGAATGCAGAACAGTAAAGGAAAAAAATGAATTAA GTATGAAATTACAGAAAAAGTGGAGAAACATAAAAGACTCATTTAATAGAGAAAAAAGAAGGTTAACTGGAATTAAGAGTGGTTCTGTGGCTTCGAGAAAAACGccctatatatattttaatatgttgTCGTTTCTAAATATAACCAATCCACCATCCAACACTCATAGTAGTATAGGGGATCAAGATGAATCAGACGATTCGCAAAGTACTCCTGCAGGATCGTGTGAGACACGGATGCttgcaaaaaaaagaaaaacacgCGATGAAATAGAAACACAAGAAATAAAAGTGTTGAAAGATTCTTCAGAGGCCAAAATTAATCacgatataaaattttttaacgaCGAAGATAGGTTGTTcatgttatctttggttagcgaTTTAAAAAGAGTTCCCCAATATCTTAAATTGCAGGTGAAACAACAACTTATGAATGTTCTGGAAGAGGCCCAACGACATGCTAATACAAGTGAGCATTATCCGGATCCCGAGCCGAAATTTTTGGACCACCTACATTAa